The following proteins are encoded in a genomic region of Lachnospiraceae bacterium KM106-2:
- a CDS encoding arginyl-tRNA synthetase, which translates to MKQIIDLIKEEIVKAFIESGYEEKYGMVTLSNRPDLCQYQCNGALAAAKQYKKAPAMIANEVVEHLKDRTLLRDVTVVMPGFINLNVSDEFLADYMNQMEAADNFGCEKTENPKTIVIDYGGPNVAKPLHVGHLRSAIIGESIKRIDKFVGHNVIGDVHLGDWGLQMGLIITELKKRKPELVYFDDNFEGEYPTEAPFTISELEEIYPCANAYAKEHPEFKEEAKHATYLLQSGKKGYTALWNHILNVSVNDLKRNYENLNVSFDLWKKESDAQPYIPEMVQYMKDNGYAHLSDGALVVDVKEETDTKEVPPCMILKSDGSSLYNTTDLATIVERTKLFNPDAITYVVDKRQELYFDQVFRCAKKTKIVGDDVKLTFLGFGTMNGKDGKPFKTREGGVMRLEFLIKSINDEVYNKIMSNREMSEEEAREIAKKVGLAAIKYGDLSNQASKDYVFDVERFTSFEGNTGPYILYTMVRIKSIMNKYKEVTGKDIVAGANILPAANAFERDLMLQLSKFNTTIYTAFEENAPHKICQYVYDLSNAFNKFYHETKIIAEENEEKRASWISLITLTLNILDTSINLLGMECPDRM; encoded by the coding sequence ATGAAACAGATCATCGATTTAATAAAAGAAGAGATCGTAAAAGCTTTTATTGAAAGTGGTTATGAAGAAAAATATGGCATGGTAACATTGTCAAATAGACCGGATTTATGTCAGTATCAATGTAATGGTGCATTGGCTGCTGCAAAACAATATAAGAAAGCGCCTGCAATGATTGCAAATGAAGTTGTAGAGCATTTAAAAGACAGAACATTATTAAGAGATGTAACTGTTGTAATGCCTGGTTTCATCAACTTAAATGTAAGCGATGAATTTTTAGCAGATTACATGAATCAGATGGAAGCCGCAGATAACTTTGGATGCGAAAAGACAGAAAATCCAAAGACGATCGTAATTGATTACGGCGGTCCAAATGTAGCGAAACCTTTACACGTAGGTCACTTACGTTCTGCTATCATTGGGGAAAGTATTAAGAGAATCGACAAATTTGTTGGTCATAATGTAATTGGTGATGTTCATTTAGGAGACTGGGGTCTTCAGATGGGACTTATCATTACAGAATTAAAGAAACGTAAACCAGAGTTAGTATACTTTGATGATAATTTTGAAGGAGAATATCCAACAGAAGCTCCTTTTACAATCAGTGAATTAGAAGAGATCTATCCATGTGCGAATGCATATGCGAAAGAACACCCAGAGTTTAAGGAAGAAGCAAAACATGCAACTTACCTTTTACAAAGTGGTAAAAAAGGCTATACAGCATTATGGAATCATATCTTAAATGTATCTGTAAATGATCTTAAGAGAAACTATGAAAACTTAAATGTAAGCTTTGATCTCTGGAAAAAAGAAAGTGATGCACAGCCATATATTCCTGAAATGGTTCAGTATATGAAAGACAATGGTTATGCTCATCTTTCCGATGGTGCCTTAGTAGTAGATGTAAAAGAAGAAACAGATACGAAAGAGGTTCCTCCTTGCATGATCTTAAAGAGTGACGGATCTTCTCTTTACAATACAACAGATCTTGCAACAATCGTAGAACGTACCAAATTATTTAATCCAGATGCAATTACTTATGTAGTTGATAAACGTCAGGAATTATACTTTGATCAAGTATTCCGTTGTGCGAAGAAGACAAAGATCGTTGGCGATGATGTAAAGCTTACTTTCCTTGGATTCGGTACCATGAACGGAAAAGATGGAAAACCATTTAAGACAAGAGAAGGCGGCGTTATGCGTCTTGAGTTCTTGATCAAGAGCATTAACGATGAAGTATATAACAAGATTATGTCTAATCGTGAAATGAGTGAAGAAGAAGCAAGAGAGATCGCTAAGAAAGTCGGACTTGCTGCGATCAAATATGGTGATCTATCTAACCAAGCAAGTAAAGATTATGTATTTGATGTGGAAAGATTTACTTCATTCGAAGGAAATACAGGACCATATATCCTTTACACTATGGTACGTATTAAATCTATCATGAATAAATATAAAGAAGTTACTGGTAAAGACATCGTAGCAGGTGCGAACATTTTACCAGCAGCAAATGCATTTGAACGTGATCTAATGCTTCAATTATCGAAATTTAATACGACAATCTATACTGCATTTGAAGAAAATGCACCACATAAGATCTGTCAGTATGTTTACGATCTATCCAATGCATTTAATAAGTTCTATCATGAGACTAAAATCATTGCGGAAGAAAACGAAGAGAAACGTGCTTCTTGGATTTCTTTGATCACATTAACTTTAAATATATTAGATACTTCTATCAATTTATTAGGTATGGAATGTCCAGACCGTATGTAA
- a CDS encoding polyphosphate kinase: MDKSFKKPAYFRNRELSWIEFNYRVLNEARDKTIPLFERLKFLSITASNLDEFFMVRVASLKDMVNANYTKTDISGLSPSEQLAKITKKAHQLVQMQYSTYNRSFLPLLRQNELHVVNEFEKLTEEQSNYVDEYFMNQVYPVLTPMAVDSSRPFPLLRNKSLNIAALLKDKKSNKNHDFATVQVPSVLPRIIEIPSVDDVGKTFILLEQIIEKNIHKLFLNYEVTCAFPYRIMRNADLSIDEEEAADLLTEIQKQLKKRQWGEVIRLEIEEGMDKRLLKILTRELNIRNEADIYTINGPIDLTFLMKLSGMEGYDHLRYEKYIPQPVEGLNLEEDLFAQIREKDYLLHHPYDSFDPVVEFIRRSAKDKNVLAIKQTLYRVSSNSPIIASLAEAAGNGKQVTVLVELKARFDEENNINWARKLEQAGCHVIYGLVGLKTHCKITLVVRREEDGIRRYVHLATGNYNDSTAKLYTDMGLLTCSKPFGEDATAVFNMLSGYSEPLSWNKLCLAPLWLRDKFMYLIERETELAKSGKDAHIIAKMNSLCDAKIIAALYEASAAGVKIELIVRGICCLKTGINGISDNITVRSIVGTFLEHSRIFYFYNGGYEEIYMGSADWMPRNLDKRVEILFPIEAEDLKARLKEYLQLQLKDNVKAHILQNDGTYEKVDKRGKVLFNVQKFFCQTAKRRNHKNKDSALDRVFEPLENE, translated from the coding sequence ATGGATAAATCATTTAAAAAGCCAGCCTATTTTAGGAATCGAGAACTTAGCTGGATTGAATTTAATTATCGTGTCTTAAATGAAGCCCGTGATAAGACGATTCCATTATTCGAGCGGCTTAAATTCTTAAGCATCACCGCCTCAAATTTAGATGAATTCTTTATGGTGCGTGTTGCTTCTTTAAAGGACATGGTAAATGCCAATTACACCAAAACGGATATCTCTGGATTGAGTCCTAGTGAGCAGCTTGCTAAGATCACCAAAAAGGCTCACCAGCTCGTTCAGATGCAATACTCAACATATAATCGCTCTTTTCTTCCTCTCTTACGCCAAAATGAACTCCATGTTGTAAATGAATTTGAAAAGCTGACCGAGGAACAAAGTAATTATGTAGATGAATATTTCATGAATCAGGTGTACCCCGTTCTCACCCCAATGGCAGTCGACTCAAGCAGACCGTTTCCATTACTTCGTAATAAGTCATTAAATATCGCTGCCTTATTAAAAGATAAAAAGTCTAATAAGAATCATGACTTTGCAACAGTTCAGGTACCAAGTGTTCTACCTCGTATCATTGAAATTCCTTCTGTTGATGATGTTGGTAAAACTTTTATTTTGCTGGAACAGATCATCGAGAAAAATATTCATAAGCTATTTTTAAACTATGAAGTCACCTGTGCTTTTCCTTACCGTATTATGCGTAACGCCGATCTGAGTATCGATGAAGAAGAAGCCGCTGACTTACTGACTGAAATTCAAAAGCAGTTAAAGAAACGTCAATGGGGCGAGGTCATTCGTCTTGAAATTGAAGAAGGTATGGACAAACGGCTTCTTAAAATTCTAACAAGAGAGTTAAATATTAGAAACGAAGCCGATATTTATACGATCAACGGTCCGATCGATCTTACCTTTTTGATGAAACTCTCTGGAATGGAAGGTTATGATCACCTTCGGTACGAAAAATATATACCACAGCCAGTAGAGGGGCTGAATCTTGAAGAGGACCTATTTGCCCAGATTCGAGAGAAAGATTATCTGCTCCATCATCCATATGACAGCTTTGATCCTGTGGTCGAGTTCATTCGTCGGTCCGCAAAAGATAAAAATGTTCTTGCCATCAAGCAGACGTTATACCGTGTAAGCTCAAATTCGCCGATTATAGCATCTTTAGCAGAGGCAGCCGGCAACGGGAAGCAAGTTACTGTTTTAGTGGAATTAAAGGCTAGATTTGACGAGGAGAACAATATTAACTGGGCGAGAAAACTAGAGCAGGCTGGATGCCATGTTATCTATGGTCTGGTCGGATTAAAGACCCATTGTAAGATTACCCTCGTTGTTCGTAGAGAAGAGGATGGAATTCGTCGTTATGTCCATCTTGCAACCGGTAACTATAATGACTCGACCGCTAAGCTATATACCGATATGGGACTTCTTACTTGCTCCAAACCATTTGGCGAAGATGCAACTGCTGTCTTTAATATGTTAAGTGGCTACTCAGAACCCCTATCCTGGAACAAGTTATGTCTCGCTCCTCTTTGGCTTCGTGATAAATTCATGTACTTGATCGAGCGAGAGACTGAACTTGCCAAGTCTGGGAAAGATGCACATATCATAGCGAAAATGAATTCCTTATGTGATGCTAAGATCATCGCTGCTCTTTATGAAGCGAGTGCCGCCGGCGTTAAAATTGAATTGATCGTTAGAGGAATCTGCTGTCTTAAGACTGGCATCAATGGAATTAGCGATAATATTACGGTTCGTTCCATTGTAGGTACCTTCTTAGAGCACTCAAGAATCTTCTATTTTTACAACGGAGGTTATGAAGAGATCTATATGGGAAGTGCTGACTGGATGCCAAGGAACCTAGATAAACGAGTTGAAATCTTATTTCCGATCGAAGCCGAGGATTTAAAGGCACGACTAAAAGAATACCTTCAATTACAATTAAAAGATAATGTAAAAGCTCACATCCTGCAAAATGATGGAACCTATGAAAAAGTGGATAAGCGTGGAAAAGTCTTATTTAACGTTCAAAAGTTCTTCTGCCAAACTGCAAAGAGACGAAATCACAAAAATAAAGATTCCGCCTTAGACCGAGTCTTCGAACCATTGGAGAATGAATAA
- a CDS encoding exopolyphosphatase translates to MAITTFAAIDVGSNELAMKIYQVSKKDGIRELDHIRYTMELGSETYTHGKISIDSINELCTVLTKFTKKMKEYDVSDYTACATSGIREAVNHLFILDQIKLRCDMKVKILSNSEQRYLYYKGLSTTELNFDDIIKRETAIVDVGSGSIQISLFKDQALMSTQNILLGSLRVRELLGSMNNQTTNFNSLVSEYMDNDFNTYRSMFLNNFDTKNIIGVGERLGDLFRYSKKYFGETSLNKERFLKLFQSLTNNSLEDISKELHIAKEQASLLLPTALIYYKMLHFTKAESLYFCNITLCDGIVADYAEKKEKVMPTHNFTNDIISASRNIASRYDCDIMHTNNVEYVCMKLFDSLKKIHGMSKRDRLFLQIAAILHSCGEYVNLNKVPENSYRIIMSTEIIGISHSERELIANIVRFNVSNFPNFEDVAPFLDKEHYLKIAKLTSLLRIANALDKSHKQKFDHITITRKGRELYITVDTLKDITLEQGLFLSKADFFEEVYGIRPILKQKRSLS, encoded by the coding sequence ATGGCAATCACAACTTTTGCAGCAATCGATGTCGGCTCCAATGAGCTTGCAATGAAAATATATCAAGTTTCCAAAAAAGATGGAATTAGAGAACTCGATCACATCCGCTATACGATGGAACTTGGAAGTGAAACTTACACCCATGGAAAAATCAGTATCGATAGCATTAATGAGCTTTGTACGGTTCTAACAAAGTTCACAAAGAAAATGAAAGAGTATGATGTCTCCGACTATACCGCCTGTGCTACCAGCGGGATCCGAGAAGCCGTCAATCATCTCTTCATCCTAGATCAGATCAAATTACGCTGTGATATGAAAGTTAAGATCCTCAGTAACTCAGAACAACGATACCTATATTATAAAGGTCTCTCTACTACCGAATTAAACTTTGATGATATAATAAAAAGAGAAACAGCTATCGTCGATGTTGGTTCTGGCAGTATTCAGATCTCCTTATTCAAAGACCAGGCTTTGATGTCGACCCAGAACATCTTACTAGGTTCTCTTCGAGTTAGGGAATTACTTGGCAGTATGAATAATCAAACAACTAATTTCAACTCCCTTGTATCCGAGTATATGGATAACGACTTCAATACTTATCGTTCGATGTTCTTAAATAACTTCGACACAAAGAATATTATCGGGGTAGGCGAACGATTAGGAGATCTTTTTCGCTATTCCAAAAAATATTTTGGGGAAACCAGTTTAAATAAAGAACGATTCTTAAAGTTATTTCAATCACTAACCAACAACTCGTTAGAAGATATCAGCAAAGAGCTGCATATTGCAAAAGAGCAGGCCTCTCTTCTGCTGCCTACCGCTTTGATCTATTACAAGATGCTTCATTTCACAAAAGCAGAATCTCTCTATTTCTGTAACATTACATTATGTGATGGAATTGTTGCAGATTATGCAGAAAAGAAAGAAAAAGTTATGCCTACTCATAACTTCACAAATGATATCATATCCGCATCAAGAAATATCGCCTCTCGCTATGACTGCGATATTATGCACACAAACAATGTAGAATACGTCTGTATGAAGTTATTTGACAGTCTGAAGAAAATACATGGGATGTCCAAACGAGATCGCCTTTTCCTACAAATTGCAGCAATTCTCCATAGTTGTGGGGAATATGTAAATTTAAACAAAGTACCGGAGAATTCTTATCGCATCATCATGTCAACCGAAATCATCGGCATCTCACATTCCGAGCGAGAGCTGATCGCCAATATCGTCCGGTTTAATGTTTCCAATTTTCCAAACTTTGAAGATGTTGCTCCGTTCCTTGATAAAGAACACTACTTAAAGATCGCGAAACTGACCTCTCTGCTTCGCATCGCCAATGCATTAGATAAAAGTCATAAACAGAAGTTTGACCACATAACGATAACAAGGAAAGGACGAGAGTTATATATTACAGTCGATACCTTAAAGGATATTACATTAGAACAAGGACTCTTCCTAAGTAAGGCTGATTTTTTTGAAGAAGTCTATGGAATCCGTCCGATCTTAAAGCAAAAAAGGAGTCTTTCATAA
- a CDS encoding S-adenosylmethionine:tRNA ribosyltransferase-isomerase, protein MKTSDFYFDLPEELIAQDPLEDRSSSRLLVLDKETGKYEHKVFKDIIDYLEPEDCLVINNTKVIPARLIGEKEGTGAKIELLLLKRKQDDVWETLVKPGKKAKPGAKIIFGGGILTATVLEVVDEGNRLIQFSYEGIFEEILDQLGQMPLPPYITHQLEDKNRYQTVYAKYEGSAAAPTAGLHFTKELLEKIQEKGIVIANVTLHVGLGTFRPVKVDDVEKHHMHSEFYRIEPEEARKINEAKKKGKRVICVGTTSCRTVESAANEDGYVIPGCGNTQIFIYPGYKFKVLDNLITNFHLPESTLLMLVSALAGKEYIMAAYEEAVKNRYRFFSFGDAMFIH, encoded by the coding sequence ATGAAGACAAGTGATTTTTACTTTGATTTACCAGAAGAACTAATAGCGCAGGATCCACTTGAAGATCGATCAAGTTCCCGCTTGCTTGTACTGGATAAAGAAACGGGAAAATACGAACATAAAGTATTTAAAGATATTATTGATTATTTAGAGCCTGAAGATTGCCTTGTTATCAATAACACAAAAGTAATCCCTGCAAGATTGATCGGGGAAAAAGAAGGCACAGGTGCTAAGATAGAGCTTTTGTTATTAAAGAGAAAGCAAGATGATGTATGGGAAACGTTAGTGAAACCAGGAAAGAAAGCAAAACCAGGTGCTAAGATCATTTTTGGCGGTGGAATCCTAACAGCAACCGTACTTGAAGTAGTAGATGAAGGAAATCGATTAATTCAATTTTCCTATGAGGGTATTTTTGAAGAAATTTTAGATCAATTAGGCCAGATGCCATTACCACCATATATTACTCATCAATTAGAGGATAAGAATCGTTATCAGACAGTATATGCAAAATATGAAGGAAGTGCAGCAGCACCAACAGCAGGACTTCACTTTACTAAGGAATTATTAGAGAAGATTCAGGAAAAAGGTATTGTAATTGCTAATGTTACTCTTCACGTAGGTCTTGGAACCTTCCGTCCGGTTAAAGTGGATGATGTAGAGAAACATCATATGCATTCTGAATTTTACCGTATTGAACCAGAAGAAGCACGTAAGATCAATGAGGCTAAGAAAAAAGGGAAACGAGTAATCTGCGTTGGTACAACAAGCTGTCGTACTGTTGAAAGTGCAGCAAACGAAGATGGCTATGTAATCCCAGGATGTGGTAATACACAGATCTTTATCTATCCTGGCTACAAGTTTAAGGTATTAGATAACTTAATTACCAATTTCCATTTGCCAGAATCTACGTTATTAATGCTTGTTTCTGCCTTAGCAGGAAAAGAGTATATCATGGCTGCATACGAAGAGGCAGTTAAGAATCGATATCGTTTCTTCTCCTTTGGGGATGCGATGTTCATTCATTAG
- a CDS encoding transcription regulator with diacylglycerol kinase catalytic domain: protein MKKMLFIYNPCAGKGMIRSKLSYIIETFGNADYEVTVYATKGKNDATKIAAEQGSKYDLVVCSGGDGTLNEVTIGLMDCEKRPPCGYIPAGTTNDMASSLGLYKNMIKAAETVVDGEPFPYDLGTLNGDYFIYVAGFGAFTDVSYATSQNIKNILGRLAYLLEGVKRVPSLQSFRYRVEYDDTVIEDDFIYGMVTNSNSIGGFKALNGKDVSLNDGLFEVLLIRMPHNLLDLQGIINSLISGNLNSKFCISFHTSKLKMTSDELIPWTIDGEFGGNLREVEIVNHPSAISYITNK from the coding sequence ATGAAAAAAATGCTGTTCATCTATAATCCTTGTGCTGGAAAAGGTATGATTCGAAGCAAACTGTCATATATCATTGAAACGTTTGGAAATGCAGATTATGAGGTAACTGTATATGCCACGAAGGGGAAAAATGATGCGACCAAAATTGCAGCCGAACAGGGAAGCAAGTATGATCTTGTAGTCTGTTCCGGTGGTGATGGTACACTCAATGAAGTGACCATTGGTCTGATGGATTGTGAGAAGAGACCGCCATGTGGTTATATACCGGCAGGTACGACCAATGATATGGCTTCTAGTCTTGGATTATATAAGAATATGATTAAAGCGGCAGAGACAGTTGTAGATGGAGAGCCATTTCCTTATGACCTTGGTACATTAAACGGGGATTATTTTATTTATGTTGCAGGTTTTGGAGCATTTACAGATGTTTCATATGCAACGAGTCAGAATATTAAGAATATATTAGGACGTCTTGCCTATCTCTTAGAAGGAGTAAAGCGAGTACCATCCTTGCAGTCTTTCCGTTATCGTGTAGAATATGATGATACGGTGATCGAAGATGATTTTATCTATGGAATGGTGACCAATTCGAATTCAATCGGAGGCTTTAAGGCACTGAACGGAAAAGATGTTTCGTTAAATGACGGACTATTTGAAGTATTATTGATTCGAATGCCACATAATTTATTAGATTTACAGGGAATTATCAATTCCTTGATTTCAGGGAATTTGAATTCAAAATTCTGCATATCGTTTCACACAAGCAAACTGAAGATGACATCGGATGAATTGATCCCTTGGACCATCGATGGTGAGTTTGGCGGCAATCTAAGAGAAGTGGAGATTGTAAATCATCCATCTGCAATCTCTTATATTACGAATAAATAA
- a CDS encoding 5-enolpyruvylshikimate-3-phosphate synthase: MKLNKANHLLGEIIVPGDKSISHRSIMLGAIAKGDTKITHFLQGADCLSTISCFQKMGISIENNRSEVIIHGKGLHGLKCPNDLLDVGNSGTTTRLMSGILAAQPFTSCVNGDASLQKRPMNRIIKPLSLMGADIESDHGNGCTPLTIHGKPLKAIHYDSPVASAQVKSSILLAGLYAEGNTSVTEPFLSRNHTEIMLNFFGGNVLSEGTTATVYPEPSLEGRSVQVPGDISSAAYFIVAGLITPKSEILIKNVGINPTRDGILRVCNEMGADIKLLNQSDKNGEPSADILVKTSNLKGITIGGSIIPTLIDEIPIIAVLACFANGTTIIKDAAELKVKESNRIDVVVKHLQKMGAHITATEDGMVIEGGYPLNGAVIESNMDHRIAMSFAIAALNAYTPTTIKHAEIVDVSYPGFFEDIKALQR, from the coding sequence ATGAAATTAAACAAAGCAAATCATCTATTAGGAGAAATTATAGTACCAGGCGATAAATCAATCTCTCATCGTTCTATTATGCTCGGTGCTATTGCAAAGGGAGATACAAAGATCACTCATTTTCTTCAAGGTGCTGACTGTCTCTCTACGATCAGCTGCTTTCAGAAAATGGGTATCTCGATTGAAAACAATAGATCTGAAGTGATCATCCACGGAAAAGGTCTTCATGGATTAAAATGTCCAAATGATCTTCTGGATGTTGGAAATTCTGGCACTACAACAAGATTAATGTCTGGGATTCTTGCTGCTCAGCCATTTACAAGCTGTGTCAATGGAGATGCTTCCCTTCAGAAACGTCCAATGAATAGGATCATTAAACCGTTATCTCTAATGGGCGCTGATATCGAAAGTGATCACGGCAATGGCTGTACTCCTCTTACGATTCACGGAAAACCACTTAAGGCAATCCACTATGACTCACCCGTAGCAAGTGCGCAGGTAAAGTCCAGTATCTTATTAGCTGGTCTTTATGCCGAAGGGAACACCAGTGTAACGGAACCATTCCTATCAAGAAATCACACTGAGATCATGTTGAATTTCTTCGGTGGTAACGTGCTCTCAGAAGGAACCACTGCTACCGTCTATCCTGAGCCATCACTAGAAGGACGCTCCGTTCAAGTACCAGGCGATATCTCTTCTGCTGCCTATTTTATTGTTGCAGGTCTGATCACTCCGAAATCAGAAATTCTGATCAAGAATGTGGGCATCAATCCTACCCGCGATGGAATCCTTCGTGTCTGCAATGAAATGGGAGCAGATATTAAGCTATTAAATCAAAGTGACAAAAACGGAGAACCTTCTGCTGATATCCTTGTAAAGACAAGTAATCTAAAAGGGATTACAATTGGTGGCAGTATCATCCCTACACTGATCGATGAGATTCCGATCATTGCTGTTCTTGCCTGCTTTGCCAATGGAACGACCATCATCAAAGATGCTGCTGAATTGAAAGTAAAAGAGAGCAATCGAATCGACGTAGTAGTAAAACATTTACAGAAGATGGGTGCACATATTACCGCTACTGAAGATGGAATGGTCATTGAAGGTGGATATCCACTAAATGGAGCTGTCATCGAAAGCAATATGGATCATCGTATTGCTATGTCATTTGCCATCGCAGCATTAAATGCTTACACCCCAACAACCATTAAGCATGCAGAGATCGTAGATGTCTCTTATCCTGGATTCTTCGAGGATATTAAAGCATTGCAACGATAG
- a CDS encoding prephenate dehydrogenase has product MDDISIGFIGFGLIGGSIAKAIKETHPNARILAYNYHQNTNTSLELALSEHVIDEIVTELKPSFHDLDLIFLCAPVLTNIEYLKQLKEIINDSCIITDVGSVKGEIHNAVSALQLDHNFIGGHPMTGSEKTGYENSSAVFLENAFYILTPTALTKNKQYQFLEALVRDMKAIPICLDSTTHDDATAAISHVPHIIAYSLVKMVEQEDNPEHIMKTIAAGGFKDITRIVSSSPVMWQSICLTNKESILKFLHRFQDTLSESIQMIEQQDSEKLYTMFENGKEYRDSLSDSSNGALHKVYEVYVDIIDEAGAIATIATLLAINGISIKNIGILHNREFSQGVLRIELYDEKGAGKTVELLKHYHYTIYKR; this is encoded by the coding sequence ATGGACGATATAAGCATTGGCTTTATTGGCTTTGGACTCATTGGTGGATCCATTGCCAAAGCCATCAAAGAAACACATCCAAATGCACGAATCCTTGCTTATAACTATCACCAAAATACGAATACATCCCTAGAGCTTGCCTTAAGTGAGCATGTCATCGATGAAATCGTAACTGAACTCAAACCAAGTTTTCATGACCTCGATCTCATCTTCTTATGTGCTCCTGTGTTAACTAATATCGAATATTTAAAACAATTAAAAGAAATCATCAATGACAGCTGTATCATAACCGATGTCGGCAGTGTCAAAGGTGAAATACATAACGCCGTATCTGCTCTTCAATTAGATCACAATTTTATCGGTGGACATCCGATGACCGGATCTGAAAAAACGGGTTATGAAAATTCCAGCGCTGTATTTCTAGAAAATGCTTTTTACATTCTCACTCCAACCGCTCTCACTAAGAACAAACAATATCAATTCTTAGAAGCTCTGGTTCGGGATATGAAGGCAATTCCAATCTGTCTGGATTCTACCACACATGATGATGCAACCGCTGCAATTAGCCATGTTCCACACATTATTGCTTATAGTTTGGTCAAGATGGTGGAGCAAGAAGATAATCCCGAACATATTATGAAGACCATTGCAGCCGGCGGATTTAAGGATATCACTCGTATTGTTTCCTCCTCTCCTGTGATGTGGCAGAGCATCTGTTTGACGAACAAAGAAAGTATCCTTAAATTTCTTCATCGTTTTCAAGATACACTATCCGAATCGATTCAGATGATCGAACAACAAGATAGTGAAAAACTATATACCATGTTCGAAAACGGAAAAGAATATCGAGATTCCCTTTCTGACTCCTCGAACGGTGCTCTTCATAAAGTATATGAGGTCTACGTCGATATCATCGATGAAGCCGGTGCCATTGCTACTATTGCAACCTTGCTTGCGATCAACGGCATCAGCATCAAGAATATTGGAATTTTACATAACCGTGAATTTTCTCAAGGTGTTCTTCGAATTGAGCTCTACGATGAGAAAGGTGCCGGCAAAACAGTTGAATTACTAAAACATTATCATTATACTATTTATAAAAGATAA
- a CDS encoding 2-keto-3-deoxy-D-arabino-heptulosonate-7-phosphate synthase I beta produces the protein MIGEIKMIIVMKPNASKDSVNNILNIIKDNGLEAHLSDGKEVTIIGVIGDKSRLETHNLEIAPEVEKIVPITESYKLANRKFHPENSTVKVGNVTIGGDEIIIMSGPCAVESKEQVLETARAIKASGAQILRGGAYKPRTSPYSFQGLEEEGLKYMKEAREATGLSIVCEVTSLAAIEAASKYVDMLQIGARNMQNFYLLKEAGKTGLPILLKRGLSATIDEWLNASEYIMAEGNPNVVLCERGIRTFETATRNTLDISAVPVIKEKSHLPIIVDPSHATGVRNYVKPLAMSAVAAGADGLMIETHPNPAVALSDGPQSLTFDQFDKLCEELRPLANVVGRKF, from the coding sequence ATGATTGGAGAAATTAAAATGATTATAGTTATGAAACCGAATGCCTCAAAAGACTCTGTTAATAACATTCTTAATATTATAAAAGATAATGGTTTAGAGGCTCATCTATCTGATGGTAAAGAGGTCACGATCATCGGCGTCATTGGTGATAAGTCAAGATTAGAAACCCACAACTTAGAGATTGCTCCTGAAGTTGAAAAGATCGTTCCCATTACAGAAAGCTACAAATTAGCAAATCGTAAGTTTCATCCGGAAAATAGCACAGTGAAAGTCGGCAATGTCACGATCGGCGGCGATGAGATCATCATCATGTCCGGTCCTTGTGCAGTAGAAAGCAAGGAACAAGTATTAGAAACTGCTCGTGCTATTAAGGCAAGTGGCGCTCAGATCCTTCGCGGCGGCGCTTACAAACCTAGAACAAGCCCATACTCCTTCCAAGGTCTTGAAGAAGAAGGATTAAAGTATATGAAAGAAGCCAGAGAAGCAACTGGTCTTTCCATCGTATGTGAAGTTACAAGTCTAGCAGCCATCGAAGCTGCCAGTAAATATGTGGATATGTTACAGATCGGTGCTAGAAATATGCAGAACTTCTATTTGCTGAAAGAAGCCGGCAAAACGGGTCTCCCTATTCTTCTAAAACGTGGTCTTAGTGCAACCATCGATGAATGGTTAAATGCAAGCGAATATATTATGGCTGAGGGCAATCCAAATGTTGTTTTATGTGAACGTGGTATTCGTACCTTTGAAACTGCAACCCGTAATACGCTAGATATTAGTGCAGTTCCTGTCATCAAAGAAAAGAGCCATCTGCCAATCATCGTAGATCCAAGTCACGCTACCGGTGTACGGAACTATGTAAAACCATTAGCAATGAGTGCTGTTGCAGCAGGTGCTGACGGACTTATGATCGAAACGCATCCAAATCCAGCTGTAGCTCTTTCCGATGGTCCACAATCTTTAACTTTTGATCAATTTGATAAACTCTGCGAAGAACTCCGTCCTTTAGCTAATGTAGTCGGCAGAAAATTCTAA